A single Crateriforma conspicua DNA region contains:
- a CDS encoding heavy metal translocating P-type ATPase, with product MDHDKKHESSLPVADPSTQIDPVCGMTVSADSPRSAEFGGKNYVFCSDGCLKKFQDDPAEFSKESGVGSEEKAEHSCCGSKTTKSNGHHSTLPSPNSQTLFTCPMHPEVEQVGPGDCPICGMDLEPKVVSLDEEGEDKQYADMKRRFWVGVALSVPLLVIAMGPMVGLRVADWMSQTVFGWVQLALATPVVFWCGWPLLVRGAKSFRTMNLNMFSLIAVGTLAAYLFSLVVVLLPGVIPEAFFENGVPPLYFEAAAVIITLVLLGQVLELRARQQTGGAIRELMKLAPETAHRITDDGEEDVSLDSVHKGDRLRVRPGEKVPVDGKVLSGSSSVDESMLTGEPMPVKKAEGDEITGGTLNQTGALVMEAVGVGGDTVLNRIVQMVADAQRSRAPIQKLVDVVARYFVPAVIVCSMAAFIGWAVFGPEPQLAHAFVAAVAVLIIACPCALGLATPMSVMVGVGRGAKEGVLIKNAEVLEVMEKVDTIVVDKTGTLTQGRPEVTGVETFADWNENDVLTLASAVEAQSEHPLAQAVVRRAKADELQLVEASEFNSITGGGVRARVDDHDVLIGKADLLDEQGIEGVDAGRDKAGSHQVEGATVVFVAIDNKLAAILAITDPIKQSTPAALKTLHELGLRVVMLTGDAEPTAKAVASKLGIDEFHAGVSPEEKHDFVRKLKQEGKTIAMCGDGINDAPALAEANVGIAMGTGTGVAIESAGVTLVGGDLRGVAAAANLSRKTMSNIRQNLFFAFIYNTLGIPVAAGLLYPIFGVLLSPMIAAAAMSFSSVSVIANALRLRAAKLT from the coding sequence TTCGGCGGATAGTCCACGATCGGCTGAGTTTGGTGGCAAGAACTACGTTTTTTGCAGCGACGGATGCTTGAAAAAGTTCCAAGATGATCCTGCAGAGTTTAGTAAGGAGTCGGGAGTTGGGAGTGAGGAGAAAGCCGAACACTCATGCTGTGGATCCAAGACGACCAAATCGAACGGTCATCACTCAACGCTCCCCTCTCCCAACTCCCAGACTCTTTTCACCTGTCCAATGCACCCAGAAGTCGAGCAGGTCGGCCCCGGCGACTGCCCGATTTGTGGGATGGACTTGGAGCCGAAGGTCGTCTCGTTGGATGAAGAGGGTGAAGATAAACAATACGCCGACATGAAACGTCGCTTTTGGGTTGGCGTTGCGTTGTCGGTGCCATTGCTCGTGATCGCGATGGGGCCGATGGTCGGATTGCGGGTCGCGGATTGGATGAGCCAGACGGTGTTTGGCTGGGTGCAGTTGGCTCTGGCGACGCCAGTTGTGTTCTGGTGCGGATGGCCCTTGTTGGTTCGCGGAGCCAAGTCGTTTCGCACGATGAACTTGAACATGTTCTCGTTGATCGCCGTGGGAACATTGGCGGCATATCTGTTCAGTTTGGTCGTTGTGTTGCTTCCCGGTGTGATCCCAGAAGCCTTCTTCGAGAACGGTGTTCCACCTCTCTATTTTGAAGCCGCGGCGGTGATCATCACCTTGGTGTTGCTCGGGCAAGTATTGGAGCTGCGAGCACGACAGCAGACGGGCGGAGCGATTCGGGAACTCATGAAGCTTGCGCCCGAGACGGCACACCGAATCACAGACGATGGCGAGGAAGATGTCTCGCTCGATTCAGTCCACAAGGGCGATCGGCTGCGAGTACGACCTGGCGAGAAAGTTCCGGTCGATGGGAAAGTTCTTAGCGGGTCGAGCAGCGTCGATGAGTCAATGTTGACGGGCGAGCCGATGCCGGTGAAGAAGGCGGAAGGTGACGAAATCACGGGCGGAACGTTGAACCAGACTGGTGCGCTCGTCATGGAAGCTGTCGGTGTTGGCGGGGACACGGTTCTGAACCGCATCGTGCAAATGGTTGCGGACGCACAGCGGAGTCGTGCTCCGATTCAGAAACTGGTCGATGTGGTCGCGCGTTACTTTGTGCCGGCGGTGATCGTTTGTTCGATGGCAGCGTTCATCGGCTGGGCGGTGTTTGGTCCAGAGCCGCAACTGGCTCATGCGTTCGTAGCGGCCGTTGCGGTGTTGATCATTGCTTGCCCGTGTGCGTTGGGGCTGGCGACGCCGATGTCCGTGATGGTGGGTGTTGGCCGAGGAGCGAAGGAAGGCGTGCTGATCAAGAACGCTGAAGTCCTCGAAGTCATGGAGAAGGTTGACACGATTGTTGTCGACAAGACAGGCACACTGACGCAGGGACGACCGGAAGTGACGGGTGTCGAGACGTTTGCTGACTGGAATGAGAACGATGTGTTGACGTTGGCTTCTGCTGTCGAAGCACAGAGCGAGCATCCGTTGGCTCAGGCGGTCGTTCGCCGAGCGAAGGCGGATGAGTTGCAGCTTGTGGAGGCGAGTGAATTCAATAGTATAACCGGTGGTGGCGTTCGCGCTCGCGTCGATGATCATGATGTGTTGATTGGCAAGGCTGACTTGTTGGACGAACAAGGCATCGAGGGCGTTGATGCGGGGCGAGACAAAGCGGGATCGCATCAGGTCGAAGGTGCGACGGTTGTGTTCGTGGCGATCGACAACAAGCTGGCGGCAATTCTCGCCATCACTGACCCGATCAAGCAAAGCACGCCTGCAGCGCTAAAGACGTTGCATGAACTGGGGTTGAGAGTGGTGATGTTGACCGGCGATGCCGAACCGACCGCGAAAGCCGTCGCATCCAAACTGGGCATCGACGAATTTCATGCTGGGGTTTCGCCCGAGGAAAAGCATGACTTCGTTCGCAAGCTGAAGCAGGAAGGCAAGACAATTGCGATGTGTGGCGATGGGATCAACGACGCTCCTGCACTTGCCGAAGCGAACGTTGGCATCGCCATGGGCACCGGGACGGGCGTTGCGATTGAGTCTGCCGGTGTCACGCTTGTCGGTGGCGATCTTCGCGGTGTGGCTGCGGCGGCAAACTTGAGTCGCAAAACGATGAGCAACATTCGTCAGAACTTGTTTTTCGCTTTCATCTACAACACCCTGGGAATTCCGGTCGCAGCTGGGTTGCTGTATCCGATCTTCGGCGTGTTGCTCAGCCCCATGATTGCAGCAGCAGCGATGAGTTTTAGCAGTGTGTCGGTGATTGCGAATGCGTTGAGATTGCGGGCAGCCAAGCTCACGTAG
- a CDS encoding TolC family protein, translating to MISETFPTETEVQGYRLDDFLTLAAQNNPTIRQARLQISAQTAKALQAGLYPNPTLNYIGEQIGVDVEGDKDSPGEFQGMTVSQRFVTAGKLKLSREKYMRRAHISEHLAMAQQFRVCNDVRIHFFRALAAREIVELRKELLKTAEDGAVTARELYNQGQATRPQVRKSSIALQRARLDVLSAENHYRESFRRLVAIVGVDLTDGVVSGELMPQGEPLSYQEAMSLVLTESPELAAARAKLAADRVTVRREQVEWVPDIVAEGGAGYNFEAKETTAAAGVSIELPVFDRNQGTIRQAQLDYRRQQEEIRRTELMLQQQMANVYQQYLTALQIATEYDRVIIPEAELAYQELLESYKANRVDWPTVLDAQMDYFDSRLTRVQHLEQVRTNEVLVRGYLLHGGLMAAPGPTPPGHIDAVAKPR from the coding sequence ATGATCTCGGAGACGTTCCCAACGGAAACAGAAGTCCAAGGATACAGGCTAGATGATTTCCTGACTCTGGCGGCTCAGAACAATCCCACGATCCGTCAAGCTCGACTGCAGATTTCAGCACAGACCGCCAAGGCATTGCAGGCAGGTTTGTACCCCAACCCGACTCTGAACTACATCGGCGAACAGATCGGAGTTGATGTCGAAGGCGACAAGGATTCGCCGGGCGAGTTTCAGGGTATGACAGTGAGTCAACGTTTTGTCACTGCCGGCAAGCTAAAATTGAGTCGTGAAAAATACATGCGCCGTGCTCATATCTCCGAACACCTCGCGATGGCTCAACAGTTCCGCGTCTGCAATGACGTGCGGATTCACTTCTTCCGAGCGTTAGCGGCTCGCGAAATCGTCGAGCTGCGAAAGGAGCTGTTGAAAACGGCCGAAGATGGTGCTGTCACTGCACGCGAGCTTTACAACCAAGGCCAAGCAACACGTCCACAAGTTCGCAAATCGAGCATTGCGTTGCAGCGGGCGAGGCTAGACGTGTTGTCCGCAGAGAATCACTACCGCGAATCATTTCGACGGTTGGTTGCGATCGTTGGTGTCGACTTGACCGACGGTGTCGTGTCCGGCGAGCTGATGCCGCAAGGTGAACCGCTTTCTTATCAGGAGGCGATGTCTTTGGTGCTGACGGAAAGCCCAGAACTTGCCGCCGCCCGAGCGAAGTTGGCGGCGGACCGCGTCACCGTCAGACGTGAACAAGTCGAGTGGGTTCCGGACATCGTTGCCGAAGGCGGAGCCGGATACAACTTCGAGGCCAAAGAAACCACGGCAGCGGCCGGAGTCTCGATCGAATTGCCTGTGTTTGATCGGAACCAGGGCACCATTCGCCAAGCCCAACTGGATTATCGCCGGCAACAAGAAGAGATTCGCCGCACCGAGTTGATGCTGCAGCAGCAGATGGCCAACGTCTACCAACAGTATTTGACGGCACTGCAAATCGCGACGGAATACGATCGGGTGATCATTCCCGAAGCCGAATTGGCCTATCAAGAATTGCTCGAAAGCTACAAAGCGAACCGAGTTGATTGGCCGACGGTACTGGACGCACAGATGGATTACTTCGATTCACGTTTGACCCGAGTCCAACATCTCGAACAAGTCCGCACGAACGAAGTTCTCGTCAGAGGCTACCTGTTGCACGGCGGTTTGATGGCAGCCCCTGGTCCAACGCCACCAGGTCACATCGACGCCGTTGCGAAGCCTCGTTAA
- a CDS encoding copper oxidase, translated as MPSPEDRRKFLKVGSFAAATGFVGNLLGRDANAQEPMQHSGMKQHDNMPQPIGNASARPEIPASSEVAAEYEGFSRFKPSRGLDPDSDYYIGKLVPGFRKASDGPAPFEAPDIPTLPYKMDNGVKVFELVPMAVQQEFHPGVKMNVYGYNGSMPGPTIEVTQGDRVRIVVTNELPEDTFVHWHGFELPVQYDGAATLTQNPIKPGKTKVFEFDIHEEGTFFYHSHVAMQEAFGQVGWFIVHPKRVFDPPVDRDFGLLFQNFHIPPTHTISDSWSMDWNWHTINGKSGPYTTPLVCKHGERVRVRLLNFAPMQHHPIHLHGHTFWVTSHEGARIPKSAWVPRNNELVGVAQASSFEFIANNPGDWIFHCHMIHHMMNHMVKQVGPRMRDDASVDQYLANLSSRPQVDASRSDKFATPGYPQKMQGMEMSEDFMNAIWSRKEVRGMRANYAMSVKGLMTVLRVLPDDLYELVMNSDQPVEKGAVFAEIVRRFGDPGKYEAAPRMMM; from the coding sequence ATGCCCAGTCCAGAAGATCGTCGTAAGTTTTTGAAAGTAGGCTCGTTCGCCGCAGCAACTGGTTTCGTTGGCAATTTGCTGGGACGCGATGCCAACGCGCAAGAACCCATGCAGCACAGCGGCATGAAGCAACACGACAACATGCCGCAGCCAATCGGCAACGCCTCGGCTCGCCCTGAAATCCCGGCCTCATCGGAGGTCGCCGCGGAATACGAGGGATTCTCTCGCTTCAAACCCAGTCGCGGTCTCGATCCAGACTCGGACTATTACATCGGCAAGCTGGTTCCAGGGTTTCGCAAGGCTTCCGATGGCCCCGCGCCATTTGAGGCTCCCGACATCCCAACGTTGCCCTACAAGATGGACAACGGTGTGAAGGTGTTTGAACTTGTGCCGATGGCAGTTCAGCAAGAGTTTCATCCTGGCGTGAAGATGAACGTCTACGGCTACAACGGAAGCATGCCCGGCCCGACGATCGAAGTCACTCAAGGCGATCGAGTTCGCATCGTTGTCACCAACGAACTGCCGGAAGATACGTTCGTGCATTGGCACGGTTTTGAGCTGCCCGTTCAGTATGACGGAGCCGCCACGTTGACACAGAACCCCATCAAGCCTGGAAAGACGAAGGTCTTTGAGTTCGACATCCATGAAGAAGGCACGTTTTTCTATCACTCGCATGTTGCGATGCAAGAAGCGTTTGGGCAAGTCGGATGGTTCATCGTCCATCCCAAGAGAGTCTTCGACCCGCCGGTGGATCGCGATTTTGGATTGCTGTTTCAGAACTTTCATATTCCGCCGACGCACACGATTAGCGATTCGTGGTCGATGGACTGGAATTGGCACACGATCAACGGCAAGAGTGGCCCCTACACGACACCGCTTGTATGCAAACATGGCGAGCGTGTTCGTGTGCGACTGTTGAACTTCGCCCCGATGCAACACCATCCGATCCACCTGCATGGGCATACGTTTTGGGTGACCAGTCACGAAGGGGCTCGCATTCCCAAGAGTGCCTGGGTTCCACGCAACAACGAATTGGTCGGTGTCGCTCAGGCTTCGAGCTTCGAGTTCATCGCCAACAACCCCGGCGATTGGATTTTCCATTGTCACATGATTCACCACATGATGAACCACATGGTCAAACAAGTGGGACCGCGAATGCGCGATGACGCTTCGGTCGATCAGTACCTCGCGAATCTCAGCAGCCGCCCGCAGGTCGACGCTTCACGAAGTGACAAATTTGCGACGCCAGGCTACCCACAGAAGATGCAGGGCATGGAGATGTCCGAGGATTTTATGAACGCGATTTGGAGCCGAAAGGAAGTTCGCGGAATGCGAGCGAACTATGCGATGTCGGTCAAAGGATTGATGACCGTGCTGCGAGTTCTGCCAGACGATCTGTATGAGTTGGTAATGAACAGCGACCAGCCGGTTGAAAAGGGAGCGGTATTCGCTGAAATCGTTCGTCGTTTCGGTGACCCCGGTAAGTACGAAGCTGCGCCCAGGATGATGATGTGA
- a CDS encoding metal-sensitive transcriptional regulator, with amino-acid sequence MLTDDEKKKLNNRLRRVIGQVEAVGRMIEDEEYCVDILMQLSAATGALNKVGQIVLEQHIRSCVSEAIKSGSAKDRDEKIEELMTVFRKYGE; translated from the coding sequence ATGCTGACCGACGACGAGAAAAAGAAGCTCAACAACCGACTTCGACGTGTCATCGGACAAGTCGAAGCGGTTGGTCGTATGATCGAGGATGAGGAATACTGCGTCGATATCCTTATGCAGTTGTCCGCCGCGACGGGAGCACTCAACAAAGTCGGCCAGATCGTCCTAGAGCAGCACATCCGATCCTGCGTCAGCGAGGCGATCAAGAGTGGCAGTGCCAAGGACCGCGACGAGAAGATCGAAGAGCTGATGACAGTCTTTCGGAAGTACGGCGAGTGA
- a CDS encoding potassium channel family protein, producing the protein MAVLHPRATVGPITKGINRGFHFLVRTRMFAHPRVVVYCGPALIATQVLCWATLLLLGVSLIVWPQLGTGITATGLTPTDTDFAIAVYYAGFTITTLGVGDLVPRTPAMQFLTITAAGLGFSFFTLVLAYVISVYSTLARRNQFANEIEYRTGRTGDSFGYLRAYLTGNDPSLVNQDLYTMSSNMADLLESHHFYPVLHYFRFSEPRYAMSRMLRFCLEVSSMMRAVRQVDAAKLPASSEAVDRLWHASMQMLEETKRHFVICHSTHDAPDPRLAIEISPLIGDSDDLLDQLKAAFVDQQSEWLHDLNALAVCTRSEPRKES; encoded by the coding sequence ATGGCAGTTCTGCATCCTCGTGCGACGGTTGGCCCGATCACGAAAGGCATCAATCGTGGCTTTCACTTTTTAGTCCGAACGCGAATGTTCGCTCATCCGCGAGTTGTGGTTTACTGCGGACCGGCGTTGATAGCGACGCAGGTGTTGTGTTGGGCGACGCTACTGTTGCTTGGAGTCAGCCTGATCGTATGGCCTCAGCTCGGCACGGGCATCACGGCAACCGGACTGACACCGACGGATACGGATTTTGCAATCGCGGTGTATTACGCTGGTTTCACGATCACCACTCTGGGTGTGGGCGACTTGGTGCCGCGAACGCCAGCAATGCAGTTCTTGACAATCACCGCTGCCGGCTTGGGGTTCAGCTTCTTTACGCTCGTGTTGGCTTATGTCATTTCGGTCTATTCAACCCTGGCCCGTCGCAACCAGTTTGCCAACGAAATTGAGTATCGCACCGGACGAACGGGCGACAGCTTTGGCTATTTGCGAGCGTATCTGACCGGGAACGATCCTTCGTTAGTCAACCAAGACCTATACACGATGTCGTCGAACATGGCGGACTTGTTGGAGTCGCATCATTTCTATCCGGTCCTGCATTACTTTCGATTTAGCGAACCGCGGTATGCAATGAGCCGAATGCTGAGATTCTGCCTGGAGGTATCTTCGATGATGCGAGCGGTGCGGCAAGTCGATGCGGCCAAGCTCCCCGCCAGCTCCGAGGCTGTTGATCGGCTTTGGCACGCTAGCATGCAGATGCTGGAGGAGACCAAACGGCATTTCGTGATCTGTCACTCGACGCATGACGCGCCCGACCCACGGTTGGCGATCGAGATTTCACCGTTGATCGGCGACTCTGACGATTTATTGGACCAGCTAAAAGCTGCCTTTGTCGATCAGCAATCCGAGTGGCTTCACGACCTGAACGCGCTAGCCGTTTGCACCAGAAGCGAACCCCGAAAAGAATCCTGA